The window ATCGCCCATGCTCACGCGGGTGCGCATCTTCAGGCTGGCGATGTCTTGCACGCCCTGCTCCAGCGCCCGGTCAATGTCGGCGCGGGTCGCGTGTTCGCAGCGGCAGATTACCGTGTCGGCGGCCGGCAATGCGGTCTGGCCGACGCCGCGTTCGGTGTAGCGGTCCACGGCTGCGCGGAAACGCACGATGGCTTTCAGTTTGCCCAGATAGCGGTCGCGGCGAACGCGGGCCAGGTCTTCTTCCAGCACACCGCGTTGCAACAGGATCGAGGTCGCGGCGATCTTGCCGGCCAGCATCGCTGCTTCACCGCCGCGAATCCCGCCCATATCACCGGCCAGATGCACGTGAGGTTCGTTGCTTTGCTGCCAGATGTTCGCGTTGGCGCGCAGATAGCCGTCGTCGCTGAAGCCGTGATCGAGGCCCATTTGCTGACTGAGCTGGGTGCGCGGAATAAAGCCGTAACCGACGGCCAATGTCTGCGCTTCAAAACGCTCGACGCGGGTCAGGTCCGGCTCCCAGGTGTCGGAATACGGTGCGACGCTGACGCTTTTCAGTTCACCCTCGCCATGCGCCTCGACCACGCCCCAGCCGTAGTTCATCGGGATGCCGTGCAGTTTCAGGTAGGCGAGCATGCTCAAGCCGTCGAGGAACAATTGCGGCTTGTTCAGCAGCGCCAGGCTTTCGCGGGCAATCTTGCCGAACGCACAGGCTTCATACACGCCCGCAACCTTGACGCCGGATGCGTGCAGTTGCGTCGCCACCAGCGGCAGCAACGGCCCGGTGCCGGCGATGATCACCGGCCCTTGCGGCTTGACCACGCCACTCTTGATTTGCAGTTGCAGACCGCCGAGCAGAATCACCCCGGGCAGCGTCCAGCCAGGAAACGGCACGCTGCGTTCGTGGCAACCGGCGGACAACAGCAGTTGTGAATATTCGTACTCGTGCAGTTGCTCGTCGCCGTCCAGCACCACCAGGGCACGGGTGCCTTCGGCGCCGACCACGCGATGATTGAGGTGCACGTCGATCAGGCCGGATTGCTCCTGGAATTCGCCGTGCAGTTTGCCCAGCGCTTCGGAATAACGCGGCCCGAGATAATCCAGTTGCACGCCGT of the Pseudomonas sp. Seg1 genome contains:
- the hcnB gene encoding cyanide-forming glycine dehydrogenase subunit HcnB — encoded protein: MSLQPVIVGGGPAGMAAAIELARHGVRCTLLEEASRLGGVVYRGPLRDGVQLDYLGPRYSEALGKLHGEFQEQSGLIDVHLNHRVVGAEGTRALVVLDGDEQLHEYEYSQLLLSAGCHERSVPFPGWTLPGVILLGGLQLQIKSGVVKPQGPVIIAGTGPLLPLVATQLHASGVKVAGVYEACAFGKIARESLALLNKPQLFLDGLSMLAYLKLHGIPMNYGWGVVEAHGEGELKSVSVAPYSDTWEPDLTRVERFEAQTLAVGYGFIPRTQLSQQMGLDHGFSDDGYLRANANIWQQSNEPHVHLAGDMGGIRGGEAAMLAGKIAATSILLQRGVLEEDLARVRRDRYLGKLKAIVRFRAAVDRYTERGVGQTALPAADTVICRCEHATRADIDRALEQGVQDIASLKMRTRVSMGDCQGRMCVGYCSDRLRQATGRKDVGWLRPRFPIDPIPFSAFQSIGTEAASHE